A segment of the Patescibacteria group bacterium genome:
CACTAATAAACTCATCACGAACTGAAACTGCTTTTTGAGATTCTGTAAACAAACGTGCATTGTGAATAGCGAGTGCCGCCCGAGCTGCAACTTCTTGTGCAACAGTGAGATCTGCTTGTGTATATTTTCGCCCCGATTCTGAATAAATAAAACTGATTGCACCAACAGGCTTATCTTGAATGATAATTGGAAGCATCATCACCGACGATAGCTGAAGCTTGCGAGCAAGTTTAAGGTGTTCTTCATCTCGTGCAGAAGCGACAAGCATTTCATCAGTAATAACTGGATAAAATTGTGTTTCACCCTTAGTAAGTACTTTAGTAAGTCCATTAGTCTCATCATTAATATCAGGTGGATCTTTTTTGTTGAGTTCAATAGCCCATTTTACTTTTTTGGGGTCTATGTGGGCTACAGCCAATCTATGTATTTGATTATCGGCAGTAAGCATATCTACTGCACACCAATCGGCAATCTCAGGTACACCAAGATCCGCAACAGCTTTGAGTGTTTTATTGTAATCAAGTGATGAAGATAATACTTTACTCACTTGAGCTAAGTATGAAAGATTTGATTCCACTTGTTTTCGTTCTGTAATATCGATATTAACTCCAATAACCCGAATTGCTTTTTTCTTTGCATTGCGAACTATTTTTGCTCGAGTCATCAGATGGTGAACACTTTTATCAGGCCAGATCACTCTGAATTCAATATTAAGTTCATTTTCGTGTTTCAATCCATATGCTGTTGCATCAGCAACTTTCTTCTTATCCTCAGGGTGAAGTAGTTTTGACCATTCGACGCTATTTTTTCCTTTAAAACCGCCATTTGGAAAGCCATAGAGGGCTTCAAAACCCTTTGACCATGTTGATATTCCTTTTACAAGATCCCATTCAAAAGTACCAATTTTTCCGGCTTTTTGAATAAATTCATCTTGATCTATGTGGTTTTGTTCCAAATGTGATGAGGACATATACGTAGTCTTTAGACATTGGCATAATACAGTATGGGCTGATACAAGTAAATAAAAACTCCCCACTTGGGGAGTTTTTGAAATTTATTCAGATTCTTCTTCAGAATCTTGTTCTTCTGTTGGAGCTTGTGTTCCTCCACTATGTGATGCTTTTTGTTCGTCTTTAGAACCTCCTTTTGAATTTGAGTTAGAATCTCGATTTGATGCCATAAAATTATTTAAATTATGTTACTAATGAACACGCTTTTAATGACGGGCTAGTTTATAACTCCTTACTTTAATGTTGAGCTGTTTTCATAATTAGACAACACAAAATCTTGTTGAGCATAAGTCTAAACTATACTCTGTAAAAAATAAGCGGTTTCTGCGTCATAGATAGCACATGGCGAACATAATTCTTTTATCTGGAATAGCAATTCTGTCTTTTATGCTTATATTTGTAGGCAATTTGTCACGTATCACAAGTGATATGGCTGTGGCACGTCCGGGCTATGCCTTCTATTTTCCAATCACAACAATGATGCTCATGAGCATCGTGCTATCATTTATTTTCTGGATTTTACGCCGATAGTCGTCTACTATAGAACGTATGTATAAAAAATTGCTCATCATTGGTGTTGCTGCTCTTTGTATGAGTTTGTTTGGTGTAGTTCAGATTCATGCTCAAGAAGAGTCTTCAGATGTGCAGGGTGTATGGAAAGCAAAAGTACTTGAGGTTACAAACCAGGAAACACGACTCGTTCCAGGTACTGATACACAGTCTACCTACCAAACTCTACAAGTAGAAGTTTTGGAAGGGGAAAGAAAAGGCCAGATTATAACTATAGAAAATGATTTCCTAAAATTAGAAAAAGGGGATGCTTTCTTTATGAATTATCTGAAGAAAGCAGATGGAACAGAATTATATTCTGTACGCGACATTGAGCGAAGGCCAACCATCTATTTTCTTATCGCACTTTTTGTTGCTGTGATAATCTCATTTGGCGGCAGACAGGGGATCCGCTCTTTAATTAGTCTTGCTGGTAGTTTACTTATTATTTTATATGTTTTATTGCCTGCGCTATTAAAAGGATACAACCCCGTACTTATGAGTACTCTCATTGCTACATGTATTTTGTTTTTAGCAATTTATTTTACACATGGATTTAACAAGGAATCTACAGCTGCATTTCTAGGTACTGTAATAGCAATTGTTGTAACTGGAATTCTTGCATCTCTTGCTGTGAGTGCTGCAAGCCTATCTGGCTTTGCTTCAGATGAGTCAGTGTTTCTAAATCTCACAACGAGGGGTACATTAAATATGCAGGGACTCTTATTGGGTGCAATCATTATTGGAGTGCTTGGAGTTCTTGATGATATCGCAATTACACAGGCGACCGTTGTGAGAGAATTATATGGCACCGCACCACATTTAAAAAGATTGGAAATATACAAAATTGCAATTCGTGTAGGGAAAGAACACGTTGGAGCATTGGTAAACACACTTGCTCTTGCATATACAGGCGCGTCGCTACCGTTACTACTATTGTTCTCTTCAGGAAGTACATCTGTATCCATGATTTTAAATTATGAAATTTTTGCGACAGAAGTTATTCGAACAATTATAGGTAGTATCGGACTCATACTCACAGTTCCGATAGTAACTGGCTTAGCTGTTGTGCTCCTCGAGAAGACAAGAGGACAAAAGCCTCACCATGCACACGGTCACAGCCATTCTCATAATCACGTGCATT
Coding sequences within it:
- a CDS encoding DUF2905 family protein — protein: MANIILLSGIAILSFMLIFVGNLSRITSDMAVARPGYAFYFPITTMMLMSIVLSFIFWILRR
- a CDS encoding YibE/F family protein → MYKKLLIIGVAALCMSLFGVVQIHAQEESSDVQGVWKAKVLEVTNQETRLVPGTDTQSTYQTLQVEVLEGERKGQIITIENDFLKLEKGDAFFMNYLKKADGTELYSVRDIERRPTIYFLIALFVAVIISFGGRQGIRSLISLAGSLLIILYVLLPALLKGYNPVLMSTLIATCILFLAIYFTHGFNKESTAAFLGTVIAIVVTGILASLAVSAASLSGFASDESVFLNLTTRGTLNMQGLLLGAIIIGVLGVLDDIAITQATVVRELYGTAPHLKRLEIYKIAIRVGKEHVGALVNTLALAYTGASLPLLLLFSSGSTSVSMILNYEIFATEVIRTIIGSIGLILTVPIVTGLAVVLLEKTRGQKPHHAHGHSHSHNHVH
- a CDS encoding ATP-binding protein, which encodes MSSSHLEQNHIDQDEFIQKAGKIGTFEWDLVKGISTWSKGFEALYGFPNGGFKGKNSVEWSKLLHPEDKKKVADATAYGLKHENELNIEFRVIWPDKSVHHLMTRAKIVRNAKKKAIRVIGVNIDITERKQVESNLSYLAQVSKVLSSSLDYNKTLKAVADLGVPEIADWCAVDMLTADNQIHRLAVAHIDPKKVKWAIELNKKDPPDINDETNGLTKVLTKGETQFYPVITDEMLVASARDEEHLKLARKLQLSSVMMLPIIIQDKPVGAISFIYSESGRKYTQADLTVAQEVAARAALAIHNARLFTESQKAVSVRDEFISVASHELKTPVTSLKMYTQVILEQMKRKGEDQMIIPLKKMETQINKLTLLIDDLLNISKLQLGKLEFHEEFFDLQEVVVDTIESVQASSIQHKITIKGTLTKKVWGDKYRIAQVITNLLTNAIKYSPEAHKVVVHVGETKHNAEITVQDYGIGITKEQQKKIFTRFYRVSGPEARTFPGLGIGLYISSEIVRRHHGKIDVKSIKGKGSKFCFTMPFTKQTHE